Proteins co-encoded in one Metabacillus sp. KUDC1714 genomic window:
- the thiT gene encoding energy-coupled thiamine transporter ThiT — protein sequence MKVNQRLLFLVEVAMLSALAFLLDLLSGVIGKLPQGGSISLGMIPVFIIAFRWGVKGGLLSGLLFGLLQAFLGSPYIIHPIQGFLDYYLAFTVIGLSGIFFKKIQTALLDKKQKTAILYITLGTLLGGILRLTIHVLAGVFFFASLTPKGTPVLIYSIGYNASYMIPTIIVSAIVVSFLLITAPRLVTRK from the coding sequence TTGAAAGTAAATCAACGTTTACTATTTTTAGTTGAGGTGGCGATGTTATCAGCATTGGCATTCTTATTAGATTTATTATCAGGTGTTATCGGAAAACTACCACAAGGCGGCTCGATTTCATTAGGAATGATTCCTGTTTTTATTATTGCCTTTAGATGGGGAGTAAAAGGCGGGCTTTTATCAGGTTTATTATTCGGACTTCTCCAAGCATTTCTAGGAAGTCCATATATTATTCATCCAATACAAGGATTCCTTGATTACTATTTAGCTTTCACAGTCATTGGTCTGAGTGGGATTTTCTTCAAGAAGATTCAAACTGCTTTACTAGATAAAAAGCAAAAAACGGCTATATTGTACATTACGCTTGGTACTTTGCTTGGTGGTATACTTCGTCTTACTATTCATGTCCTAGCAGGAGTGTTCTTTTTTGCTTCATTAACACCTAAAGGAACACCAGTGTTAATTTACTCAATTGGATATAATGCTTCATATATGATTCCTACTATTATTGTCTCAGCAATAGTTGTTAGTTTCTTATTAATAACTGCACCACGTTTAGTTACTAGAAAATAA